The following are from one region of the Nicotiana tabacum cultivar K326 chromosome 3, ASM71507v2, whole genome shotgun sequence genome:
- the LOC142176327 gene encoding uncharacterized protein LOC142176327, translating into MAERFFMINQISFSKNDLPPEGAAHNKALHLTVKCEGYYVKRAMLDGGYGVDICPLSTLQRMEIETGRIRPNSVLDMDTSYNFLLGRPWIHATEAIPSTLHQMVKFVHENQEIIVHGEDEHSI; encoded by the exons ATGGCAGAAAGATTTTTCATGATCAATCAAatttccttcagcaaaaatgatcTGCCCCCGGAAGGGGCCGCTCACAACAAGGCCCTCCACCTAACAGTTAAATGTGAAGGGTACTATGTGAAGAGGGCCATGCTGGATGGCGGGTACGGAGTGGATATCTGTCCCCTTTCGACtctgcaaagaatggagatcgaAACAGGGAGAATCAGGCCCAACAGC gtccTAGATATGGATACTTCTTACAATTTCCTTCTAGGAAGGCCCTGGATTCATGCGACGGAAGCCataccttctactctccaccagatggtaaaATTTGTACATGAAAATCAAGAGATTATAGTCCACGGAGAGGATGAGCATTCAATTTAG